The stretch of DNA TGAGCCTCGCCCTCACCGTGCGCGGGCCGGAGGAGCCGGTGCGTCTGGCATCGCAAACGGCAAGGCCCCGGATGGTGCGGGCCGCCTGACGCCCCCATGAGCCGCCCCGAGCAGACTTGCGTCGGCAGGCCAACGCTTCGCCCGCTTGGGTTCTTGCTTCGTCGCAGATCTTTCGCGTCGAACCGGTAACCGCTTCGGCGAAATCGGCTCAGCCGGCCGCGATCCTGCGGCCGCCCAGCGCGCGCGCGGCGGCGAGCCCGATGAGGGCGCCGCCCGCGCTCGCCGCGAAATCGACGACCTGCGCGGTCCGGCCCGGGACCCAGAGCTGCCCGATCTCGAGGATGCCGGCAAGGATGGCGAGCGCGAGCGCGAGCCGCCAGGCCGGCATGCGGGAAAAGCCGAGACCGAGAAGCCCGGCCGTGCCCGCATAGGCGAGAAGGTGCTCGACCTGTCCGGCCGCGCCGGTGCGCATCTCCCACTCCTTCGGAATCCACGACAGCCAGACCAGCACCGGCAGGCAGGCGAGGCCCGCCATCCCGGCGATGCGCCGCAGATCCGGCTGCGCGATCGGTCCCATGCCGAGCCTCCCTCCGCCCCGGCAGCACCCGGTGCTCGGCCGGATGGTCGGATGGACGGGACCGGCGAGACAAGCGTGCCATCCGATGCGGGACCGGCGCCTGCCCTGGCGATCGGGATTACGCCGATGGCGGTAGCGGGTGGAACGATCGGCCATCCGGTGCGATAGCCGCAGGACGAGACAGCCGGAAACGGAACCGGAGGCGCCCGATGACCGATACCACCGAGACGTCTCCTTCAACCGCCCCCGAGGCGGAGCGCGACGAGGAGGCGTTTCACATCCCGGACGAGCTCGCGCTGGCGCTGACCGAGTTCGCGGCCGTGGAGCAGCTGTCCCGCGGCGACGCGATCTGCCTCATCCTGCGGGAATATCTCAAGGCCAAAGGCTACCTGACGAGGGCTACCTGAAGGGCACGCCCTCGGCTCGAGCCGTCCGCGGCCGGTCAGGCAGCGCCGCGCAGCCGGATCTCCAGGCGGCCGACATCCTCCGCCAGCCGCTCGACCGCGCGCCGCGCCTCGTCATCCTCGGGCGAGGCCCGCAGGGCGTCGGAC from Methylobacterium aquaticum encodes:
- a CDS encoding VanZ family protein, translating into MGPIAQPDLRRIAGMAGLACLPVLVWLSWIPKEWEMRTGAAGQVEHLLAYAGTAGLLGLGFSRMPAWRLALALAILAGILEIGQLWVPGRTAQVVDFAASAGGALIGLAAARALGGRRIAAG